A stretch of the Bacillus licheniformis DSM 13 = ATCC 14580 genome encodes the following:
- a CDS encoding class I SAM-dependent methyltransferase, with amino-acid sequence MKKDESSITSLISAFGRAYHSQYDEPKIFDDNLAKSLISQQEFADIKNSFIQGIQFFNKAIAEKYEGDDEEILRWITQVQLSPTPLARAAYCERVLHHEIRLGTEQYVILGAGLDTFCFRNLELKDKIDIFEIDHPATQKLKKEKLDKAGFHIPDHLHFIPLDFAKSFSYQELADKGFHFNKKTFFSFLGVSYYLTKEETEKLLGELMADLPSGSSIVFDYADENLFKEKGFFNRVENMVKMAAAGGEPMKSCYSYQKIQHMLQQSGLLVYEHLSPSDIQGRYFKNRKDDLSAFETIHYILAVKK; translated from the coding sequence ATGAAAAAAGATGAATCGAGTATAACGTCCCTTATTTCGGCTTTTGGCAGAGCTTATCACAGCCAGTATGATGAACCAAAAATCTTTGATGATAATCTGGCCAAATCGCTCATTTCCCAACAAGAATTTGCTGATATCAAAAACAGCTTCATTCAAGGCATACAGTTCTTCAACAAAGCTATAGCGGAAAAATACGAGGGAGACGATGAAGAAATATTAAGATGGATCACACAAGTTCAGCTCTCTCCGACGCCGCTCGCCCGTGCCGCTTATTGCGAAAGAGTGCTGCATCATGAGATTCGGCTTGGGACAGAACAATACGTGATTCTTGGGGCAGGGCTGGATACTTTCTGTTTTCGGAACCTAGAGTTAAAGGACAAAATTGATATCTTTGAAATTGACCACCCAGCGACACAGAAATTGAAAAAGGAAAAGCTGGACAAAGCCGGTTTTCACATCCCGGACCACCTTCATTTTATTCCTTTGGACTTTGCCAAGTCGTTTTCTTATCAAGAATTGGCTGATAAGGGTTTTCATTTTAACAAAAAAACGTTCTTCAGCTTTTTAGGCGTTTCTTACTACTTAACAAAGGAAGAAACCGAAAAACTGCTCGGGGAATTAATGGCTGACCTCCCTTCAGGCAGTTCGATCGTTTTCGATTATGCTGATGAAAACTTGTTTAAAGAGAAAGGCTTCTTCAACAGGGTGGAAAATATGGTAAAAATGGCAGCGGCAGGAGGAGAACCGATGAAATCATGCTATTCGTATCAGAAAATACAGCACATGCTGCAGCAATCCGGACTGCTCGTTTACGAGCATTTATCACCTTCAGATATTCAAGGGCGTTATTTTAAAAATCGAAAAGATGATCTGTCAGCCTTTGAAACGATTCATTACATTCTTGCCGTAAAAAAATAA
- the alr gene encoding alanine racemase, which translates to MKKLCREVWVEVNLDAIKKNLRAFRRHIPKKSKIMAVVKANAYGHGSVEVARHALEHGASELAVASVEEAVVLRKAGIKAPILVLGFTPLSCVKEAAAWNISLSAFQVDWIKEANEILENEADPNRLAVHINVDTGMGRLGVRTKEKLLAIVEALTASENLEWEGIFTHFSTADEPDTELTMIQHEKFISFLRFLKEQGFKLPTVHMNNTAAAIAFPEFSADMIRLGIGMYGLYPSDYIRQLNLVKLVPALSLKARIAYVKTMLTEPRTVSYGATYVAERGEVIATIPVGYADGYSRELSNRGFILHRGRRVPVAGRVTMDMIMVSLGEGEGKQGEEVVIYGRQKGAEISVDEIAEMLDTINYEVVSTISWRVPRFYIRDGEIFKKSTPLLYV; encoded by the coding sequence ATGAAAAAGCTTTGCCGTGAAGTTTGGGTAGAGGTAAATCTTGATGCGATCAAAAAAAATTTGCGCGCGTTTCGGCGGCATATTCCGAAAAAGAGCAAAATTATGGCTGTCGTAAAAGCGAATGCTTATGGTCACGGATCGGTGGAAGTTGCACGCCATGCACTTGAACATGGTGCGAGTGAGCTCGCCGTTGCCTCGGTGGAGGAAGCGGTCGTTTTACGAAAAGCGGGGATTAAAGCGCCGATCCTTGTGCTTGGTTTCACCCCGCTGAGCTGTGTGAAAGAAGCGGCAGCTTGGAATATATCGTTATCAGCTTTTCAAGTTGACTGGATTAAAGAAGCGAACGAGATATTGGAAAATGAAGCAGATCCTAACCGGCTGGCTGTTCATATCAATGTGGATACCGGCATGGGGCGTTTAGGTGTACGAACAAAGGAAAAGCTTTTAGCAATCGTGGAAGCGCTGACGGCAAGTGAAAACCTCGAATGGGAAGGAATTTTTACGCATTTTTCCACAGCTGACGAACCGGATACTGAGCTAACCATGATTCAACACGAAAAGTTTATCAGCTTTCTTCGCTTTCTGAAAGAACAAGGCTTTAAGCTGCCTACGGTGCATATGAACAATACGGCCGCGGCGATCGCTTTTCCGGAATTCAGCGCTGATATGATTCGCTTAGGCATCGGAATGTATGGATTATATCCTTCCGATTATATCAGGCAGCTTAATCTCGTTAAGCTTGTGCCTGCACTAAGCTTGAAGGCGCGAATCGCTTATGTGAAAACCATGTTGACTGAACCGCGGACGGTTAGTTATGGTGCTACATATGTTGCAGAGCGCGGGGAAGTCATTGCCACAATTCCGGTCGGCTATGCTGACGGCTATTCCCGTGAACTTTCCAACCGCGGTTTTATTCTTCATCGAGGAAGACGAGTGCCGGTGGCGGGAAGAGTAACAATGGATATGATAATGGTCAGTCTGGGAGAGGGTGAAGGTAAACAAGGAGAGGAAGTCGTGATTTACGGCCGGCAAAAGGGAGCAGAGATATCTGTTGATGAAATTGCGGAAATGCTTGATACGATCAACTATGAAGTGGTATCTACCATAAGCTGGCGCGTCCCTCGTTTTTATATAAGAGACGGCGAGATTTTTAAAAAGTCGACCCCGCTGTTATACGTGTAG